The Caldilineales bacterium genomic interval AAACGCTGCTGCAGCCGCTCGATGGCCGCCACCGGCTCGAACAACTCCTTCGCCTGCCACAGCCGCTCCCCCTCGCGCCAGGGCATGGTGAGATCCAGCAGCAGCACGTCCGGTCGCAGCCTCTCCACCAGCGGCTCCACCTGCTCGCCTGCGCCGCCTTCGCCGACGATGGTGATGAGCGACGAAGCCCGCTCCAGCTGCTGGCGGATGCCCTCGCGCGTGAGCAGGTGATCGTCGATGATGACGACCCGGATCGGGGTGGGCTGGATCTGCATCGGTGGCTCCAGGAAGGGGAGGGGATGGGGAAGACGCTCCCTTGTAGCTTAGGCGACAACGGCGGCTGTGGCAAGTTGTAGCGAGGCGGCCAAAGGCCAGGTGTGCGACAAACCGTACGCAAGGAGGGCGGTCGCCCCTCCTTTGGGATGGTTGCCTGCCCCTCCTTGCGTACAGTTCGCAACTTATTCGTTGCGGGAAAGCGGCTCTTTGCCCGAAAAACCTATTGACAGCCCCCCCGAACTTTGCTACTGTGACCCTCAAGAAGTGGCTACTGCGCCTCCCAGCGCGCGCAGTAGCCACTTTTCTTTTCCTCCGGAACCGGCCATGCCCCCTTCAGTTTCCCCTTCCATCCCCCCCTCCTGCCCCCGTCCCCCTGCCGCCTATGCCTCCCTCTGGCGACACGCCGGCAAGTCCTGGCCCCGCGACCTGCAGGCTCTCTCGCTCATGGCCGTCACCGGCTGGTCGGCCCGGCTTTCTCTGGCCGAATGGCTGGTGTCCCACGACCCTCGGCTGGCCTCCATCCAGGCCGGCTCCATCCTCCGTCTCTGGCGCCGGCTGGGAGAACGGGACCTCATCCGCCAGCACACCCAGGTGATCGACCCCCGCGCCCACGTCGCCGTCGCCGTTGTCGAGCTCACCGCCCTGGGGCGCGACCTGCTGTATGAGCTCGGTGTCCAGGCTGCGGTCTCCGAGTGGCAGCGGCTGCGGCTCTGGCACCAGGCTGACGCCCAGCCCCGGCATACGGCCATGGTTCTGCTCGCCGCCCACTATTTCCGCAAGAGGGGCTACCGGACGGTCGTCTGTCCCGAAGCGGACGGGCTCTTGGCGCCCGACCTCCTGATCTTACACCCCGCCGGCGGCCAGACCGTCTATGTCGAGGTTGAGGCGCCGGGGCGGGGCGGGCTGGTGCACATGGCCCGGCAGCGGCGCAAGTGGGAGATGCAGGCGAGCGGGCAGGGCTTTGTCGCCTTCTGCGCACTCAACCCCCGGCAGCGGGGGCAGAAGCTGGCGCTGGCCAGGCGCGCGTCTGCGAGCGGCATAGCCACCGACCTGCTCACCCTGCACGCCCAGCCGGAAGTGACGTGGGCGAGCATCTGGGGCGATCCCCTTGCCAACGCCGCCGGCAGGGGGGACGAAAGCCATTGGGAAGGTATATCCTGGGCAACAAGAATCTTGCCCGTCAACCCCGATTCTGGCGCGACTTCCCAGCCCCTTGCTGGCGTGCAAGCCCGTCAAGGGGGAGGGTGAAGGTCACAAGAATCTTGCCCGTCAAGGCCGTTTGCATGCGCCTCTGGCCTTGACCACAAGACTGACCGATTACCCAAACCCATCTCTCCCCATCAAGGCGTCTTTGCCCACTTTCCGCACCCATCGCCGAGATCCCGGCACCATTTGGAGGCTCTACTCCATGAAACACCTGTCTGAAGACGAAGCCCAGCAGCAATTCATCAGAGTCGTCGCCACCATCTTGCGACGCCTGCTGCAACCCAACCCCGACAGCCAGGGGCAGGCTACTCATGCCGATGCACCCGCCTGACAAAGAATGGGTTGCCGTCGGTCTGGTCCGCACCTCCACCATCATGCAGGTGGAAACGGGCCTGAGCATGATCACCCAGCCTGAACGCATCCGCGAGTTTGCGGCCCGTAATGGCCTCACGCTCAGCCACCTGTATGAAGAACCGGGCATCTCCGGTCGCAAGGCTCAGCGTAACACCGTCGATCGCATCTTGCGCGATGCGCGCGCTGGCAGATTCAATCTGCTCGTCGTCACCGACGTCTCCCGCTTCTTTCGCAATCTGGAGGCGCTCATCTCCGCCATCAAGACCCTGAAGGCCTCGGGCGTCGACTTCCTGTCCATTGACGACGGCATCGACACCCGGCGCCAGGACAGCTGGGGCAACGAACTGGTCATGGTCATCCTCGGCATGCTGGCCGAGCTTTACGCAGTGCAGCTGGCCCACAACACGCGCGAGGGCAAATATCGTCGTTTCAAGCTGGGGCTATGGAACGGCTCGATCCCCTTCGGCTACTGCAATGGCCTCTGCTCCAACTGCACCCACCCCAATGGCTCCGACTACTGCCCCAACTTCGGCCGGCCCGACCTCGGCAACGGCGCCGACCTGATCCTCCACCCCATCGAATCGGACGGCGTGCGTCTCGCCTTCGAGACCTACGCCACCGGCGACTTCTCCGATTACGACACCGCCGAAATGCTCGCCCAGCATGAAGTGGCGGTGGCTGACGGATCGGTGCGGCGCCTGCGAGTGCCTTGCAAGCGACCCCCCAAGGAGGAAATTCCCCTGCCCGCACAGAGCCCGAGACCGCCGCATGGCTACCGGCCGCCCTACAAGGACTTCGTACGATATCTGTTGCAACGCCCCTTCTACGCCGGCTCTGTCACCTATACTCACGAACCGGGACCAAAGCAGCCGCACACCCCGATTTGGGTGGAAGAGAATACCGGCACCCATCCTGCCATTATCTCTCGTGAACTGTTCGAGCAGGTGCAGCGCCTGCGCAGCAGCATCGGCACCAATTCCCGCCGTCAGGGCGAATCCCGGCGCATCTACCCGCTGAGCGGTCTGCTGCGTTGCGGGCGCTGCGGCGGCCCGATGCGAGGCACAAGCGCCAACGGCGGTGTCCGCTACTACCAGTGCTCACAACGCGCCGAACGCCATCGTCTGACCAACGGCCAGGAATGCGAGCAGCCCCTGGTGCAGGCTGACTCTGTCGAGGATGAGGTTGTCGCCCTTTTGCAGCGTCTGGCCGTGCCTGCACATCTGCGACCTGATATCCTGGCCCATTGTTTCTACCAGGATGATGTGGAGGTCATCGACTACCGCCGGCGCAAACTGATCAACTCCATGCAGCGCTACACCCAGCTGTATGAAGTCGGAACCATCGCCTGGGAGGAGTTCCAGACCAGACTGACCGGCCTGCGCAAGGCCATCGCCGAACTCACGCCCGATCAGCAGGCAAGTGCGCCGCAGGCGGAGTCGCTCCTAGGCAGCATAGCGACATTGTGGGCAGCGGCCACCGACGTGGAGCGGAGGTTATTGAGTTTGCTGGTCTTTCGCTACCTGGTCGTGAAAGATCAGGGGCTGACCGGCTATGCCTTTCGTCGCTTCATCGCACCGGCAAGAACAGAGGAAGAGCTCCGATGAAACCGTTTCTTTTCCCGCTCTTAGACTCCATCTATACCTTTTCCCATATATCAGAATTACTGACCAATTGGTCAGTATCTGCGCAGCTTTGCTGTCCAAATGGTCAATTATGATGCATATTTCTTGACAGTTGGTCAGTATTGCATTAGCATTTCAGTATTCTTTTTCGATCCCACTATTCCTTGCCATTTCATGCGCGCTGCTGCCTACATCCGTGTCTCCACGCCCGGCCAGGTCGAAGAGGGCCACTCCCTCGAAGCCCAGACCCAGGACATCTATGCCTTCGCCAATGTGAAAGGGTGGGACATCATTGCTACCTATGCCGACGAAGGCATCTCCGGCAGCCTGGCTGACCGCCCTGGCCTGGTTCGGTTGCTGCGGGACGCCGAGGCGGGTCTGTTTGAGGTAGTGATTGTGCACAAGGTCGACCGCTTCTTTCGCGACTTGGCTGGTTTCCTTAGTGCGCTTAGCCGGCTCAACGAAGCCAACGTCAGCTTTCTTTCGGTGCGCGAGAACATCGACTTCACCTCGCCCTGGGGTAAGCTGGCCCTCGTCATCCTTGCCACCATCGCCGAGATTTTCCTTGATATGCTACGCGATGAGACGATGAAGGGCAAGAAACAGCGCGTACGCAAGGGGATGTGGAACGGATCCATCCCCAACGGCTATTGCCTGGGGAACTGCTCGAGCTGTAACGACTACAACGGGCCCGGCTACTGCCCCAATGTGGGACGCGAGAACATCGGCGACGGCCGCAACCTGGCGCCTCACCCACTCGACAGCATCGCCGTGCGCAAGATGTTCGAATGGTATGTGCACGGTGACCACTCTGACGCTGATATCGCCGAACGCATCAACAGCTACGAGCACGTTCTGCCGGATGGCACGGTCGTGCACTTTCGCTCACGCGGGCGCGGCCAGGGCAGTGGGTTCCCACCAGGCCCCTACGGCAAAGACACGATCCGCAGCATGCTTCAGCACGTCGTCTACACAGGCGTCATCACCTACAAGGGCGATGTGCTGCCAGGCAATCACCCGGCCATCATCGACGAAGAGTCGTTTGCACAGGCGCAACGCGTGCGCCGACTGCGAGGCACCAACCCACAGAGCCAGAATACGACGAGCAAGGCAATGGCGCGCGCATTTCTACTTACCGGCATCCTACGCTGTGGGCAATGCGGCAGCCAGATGCGGGGCCAGACCGGCGCCAAGAAGGTGCGGTTTTATCAGTGCGTAAACCGCTTGCAGAAGAAGCAGCCGTGCCGACAGCCAATGGTGAAGGCTGAGCCACTGGAGCAGGCGCTGGTGCAGCTCGTGCAGAGCGTGCGTATTCCCGAAGAGGGCCGGGAACAGGTCCTGGCCAAGGCATTTCCCCATTGCGATGTCGCTGCGATCGAGATGCAGGAGGCCGAGTTGCGGGCACGCTACGAGCGCGTGGTCGAACTCTACCTGGCCGGCAAGATCAAGCGCACCAAGTTTGATGAAGAGGAGTTGGCCTATCGACGCGATGCTGTGCGTTTGACCAGTGGCCAGAGCGGAGCTATCCTGGAAGCCGTTCGGCTGGTCACCCGATTCCCCACCCTGTGGGAGACCTCAACCGTTCTAGAACAAAAAGCACTACTGCAAACCATACTTTCCACCGTTCACATACGGGGCGAAAAAATCGAGGGCGTTCAGCCACAACCTGGCTTTTACGCCCTCTTCGAGTATTGGAGCTACGGGAGCGACGGGGATCGAACCCGCGATCTTCGGCTTGACAGGCCGACGTGTTAACCGCTACACTACGCCCCCTCGACGGGTCTTCGATTGTGAGCCAGAGTGTAGCCGGGGCAGGGGAATTCTGTCAAATCAGAAAGGCAGCCGCAGAAGCAAACCGCCGCCAGCGCCCTCCTCCCGCTGCCCACCCCTCGCGCCCACCCCTCCCCCCTCCCTCCGTCCCTCCGTCTCCCCCTCCCTCCGTCTCCCCCTCCCTCCGTCCCTCCGTCTCCCCGTCCCTCCGTCTCCCCCTCCCTCCGTCCCTCCGTCTCCCCCTCCCCCCCGCCTTGCCGCAGCCTGCCCTTTTTCCGTATAATCAGCGTTTGGCGTTCCGTTCCCCCGCCGCCCCCCATCCCAGCCACCTCCCACACGGCATGCGCACCAGCCATATCCGCAACTTCTGCATCATCGCCCATATCGACCACGGCAAATCGACCCTGGCCGACCGCCTCATCCAGGTCACGCACACCCTCAGCGACCGCGAGATGCAGGACCAGGTGCTCGACAGCATGGATCTGGAGCGCGAAAAAGGCGTCACCATCAAAGCCTCGGCCGTGCGCATGCAGTACGAAGCCCGAGATGGCCAGACCTACGAACTCAACCTCATCGACACCCCCGGTCATGTCGATTTCGGCTACGAAGTCTCGCGGGCGCTGAAAGCCTGCGAGGGGGCGGTGCTGGTGGTGGATGCCTCCCAGGGCATCGAAGCCCAGACCCTGGCCAACCTCTACCAGGCCATCGACCAGGGCCTGGAGATCATCCCTGTCATCAACAAGATCGACCTCCCCGCCGCCCGACCGGACGAAGTGGCGCACGACCTCGAAGACCTGATCGGCATCGACGGGCTTGACATCCCTCGCATCTCGGCCAAAGACGGCGTCAACGTCGAAGCCGTGCTGGAGGCAGTCGTCAAGCAGGTTCCCCCGCCGGTGGGCGACCCCGAAGCGCCGTTGCAGGCCCTCATCTTCGACAGCCACTACGATTCCTACAAGGGCGTCGTCGCCTATGTACGGGTCATGAACGGCCGCATCCGGCGCCGCGAACTGCTGCGGCTGATGTCGACCGAGGCCAGCACCGAGCCGCTCGAGATCGGCGTCTTCACGCCGCTGATGCGCCCGGTGGAGGAACTGGAGGCGGGCGAGGTGGGCTATGTGGCCTCTGGCCTCAAGACCATCCGCGAATGCCGGGTGGGCGACACCTTCACCCTGGCCGCCAACCCCGCCGCCGAAGCCCTCCCCGGCTTCCGGCCGCTCAAACCGATGGTCTTTGCCGGCGTCTATCCCTCGGAAGGCGACGACTACAATCTGCTGCGCGACGCCCTGGAGAAACTGCAACTCAACGACGCCTCGCTCAGTTACCAGCCCGAGACCTCGCAGGCGCTGGGTTTTGGTTTCCGCTGCGGCTTCCTCGGTCTTTTCCACATGGAGATCATCCAGGAACGGCTGGAGCGCGAGTACGACCTCGACCTGGTGTTCACCGCACCCTCGGTGGAGTATCAGATTACCCTGACCGATGAGCGAGAAATCGTCATCGACAGCCCGGCCGAGATGCCCGACCCCAACTACATCGCCGAGATCCGGGAGCCGTGGGTCGAGATCAACGTCATCACGCCCACCGAGTTCATCGGCGTGATCATGGACCTGGTGACGAAACGCCGCGGCGAATTCAAAAACCAGGAATATCTCGATCAGCGTCGCGTCCAACTCAGCTACACCATCCCCCTGACCGAGATCCTGGTCGATTTCTACAACGAACTCAAGGCCCGCACCCGCGGCTATGCCTCGCTCGATTACCATTTCCGTGAATATCGGCCGGCCGAGATGGTCAAGCTCGACCTCCTGGTAGCCGGGCAAGCGGTGGACGCCCTCTCGGTCATCGTCCACGCCGACCAGACCTACACCAAAGGCCAGCGTCTGGTTTCCAAGATGAAGGACGTCATACCGCGGCAGCAGTTCGATGTCGCCATCCAGGCGGCGGTCGGCAAGCGCGTGATCTCCCGCGCCAATGTCAAGGCGATGCGGAAGGACGTGCTGGCCAAATGCTACGGCGGCGACATCACCCGCAAACGCAAGCTGCTGGAAAAGCAGAAAAAAGGCAAAAAGCGCATGAAGATGGTCGGTTCCGTCGAAATCCCGCAAGAGGCGTTTATGTCTGTTCTGCGGCTTGAAGAAGAATAATGGAGATTGGTTATTGGTTATTGGCCAATAACCAATAACTAATTACCACTACCCCACCTCACTCCCTCCATGTCCCCTCGCACCCGCCGCTGGCTCGTCGTTCTGATCCTGGCTTTCGTCCTGCTGGTGGCCTTTGTCCTGCGCACGTTCAACGTCGATTGGGCCGAAGGCCAGCTGCCGCACCCTGACGAACGTTCGACCGTGGCTTTTTACGCGCCCAGCATCCGTTGGCCGGCGGAACCGGGGACATTTTTCGACCCGCGACGTTCCACCCTCAACCCACTTTGGGACCTCGGCAGCAACAGCCGCCGTTCCTACACCTACGGCCATTTCCCGCTCTATTTGCTCGTCATCTCCGGGCATCTGGCGCAGAAGCTGGTTCCGGTAGCCGAGGCCATCGGCGTGCCGCAAGCGTATGTCGATATGATGCGCATCGCCGTTGGCTCGCCCGGCTATGCCTGGGTGGGGCGACTGCTGATGGCCATCGCCGACACGATCACCCTGCTGTATCTGTTCCTGATCGGCTGGCGGGTCTATAACAAGCATGTGGGGCTGCTAGCGGCGGCGTTGGGCGCGTTCACCGTCCTGCAAATCCAACTGGCGCACTTTTTCGCCGTCGATCCCATCTCCACCACCTTCACCGTGGCCGCCATCTATCACGCCATCCGCATGGTGGAAAGCCGCGGGTGGAGGCAAACAGTGTTGGCGGGGATCATGGCCGGGCTGGCCATTGCCTGCAAGTTCAGCGCCCTGCCCATCCTGGCGGCGCCGGGCGTGGCGGGGTTGATCATTTGGTGGAGCGAGAACAGAGGGCGGAGGGCAGAGGACGGCGAGTCTGCCCAGGGAGAAGCGAAGGGCCAAAGCTCGTGGACCGGGATTGGGTTGGCGGCGGCGGCGATCGGCGTGGCTGTGGTCGCATTCGTGGTCACATCGCCG includes:
- a CDS encoding recombinase family protein, giving the protein MPMHPPDKEWVAVGLVRTSTIMQVETGLSMITQPERIREFAARNGLTLSHLYEEPGISGRKAQRNTVDRILRDARAGRFNLLVVTDVSRFFRNLEALISAIKTLKASGVDFLSIDDGIDTRRQDSWGNELVMVILGMLAELYAVQLAHNTREGKYRRFKLGLWNGSIPFGYCNGLCSNCTHPNGSDYCPNFGRPDLGNGADLILHPIESDGVRLAFETYATGDFSDYDTAEMLAQHEVAVADGSVRRLRVPCKRPPKEEIPLPAQSPRPPHGYRPPYKDFVRYLLQRPFYAGSVTYTHEPGPKQPHTPIWVEENTGTHPAIISRELFEQVQRLRSSIGTNSRRQGESRRIYPLSGLLRCGRCGGPMRGTSANGGVRYYQCSQRAERHRLTNGQECEQPLVQADSVEDEVVALLQRLAVPAHLRPDILAHCFYQDDVEVIDYRRRKLINSMQRYTQLYEVGTIAWEEFQTRLTGLRKAIAELTPDQQASAPQAESLLGSIATLWAAATDVERRLLSLLVFRYLVVKDQGLTGYAFRRFIAPARTEEELR
- the lepA gene encoding translation elongation factor 4; translation: MRTSHIRNFCIIAHIDHGKSTLADRLIQVTHTLSDREMQDQVLDSMDLEREKGVTIKASAVRMQYEARDGQTYELNLIDTPGHVDFGYEVSRALKACEGAVLVVDASQGIEAQTLANLYQAIDQGLEIIPVINKIDLPAARPDEVAHDLEDLIGIDGLDIPRISAKDGVNVEAVLEAVVKQVPPPVGDPEAPLQALIFDSHYDSYKGVVAYVRVMNGRIRRRELLRLMSTEASTEPLEIGVFTPLMRPVEELEAGEVGYVASGLKTIRECRVGDTFTLAANPAAEALPGFRPLKPMVFAGVYPSEGDDYNLLRDALEKLQLNDASLSYQPETSQALGFGFRCGFLGLFHMEIIQERLEREYDLDLVFTAPSVEYQITLTDEREIVIDSPAEMPDPNYIAEIREPWVEINVITPTEFIGVIMDLVTKRRGEFKNQEYLDQRRVQLSYTIPLTEILVDFYNELKARTRGYASLDYHFREYRPAEMVKLDLLVAGQAVDALSVIVHADQTYTKGQRLVSKMKDVIPRQQFDVAIQAAVGKRVISRANVKAMRKDVLAKCYGGDITRKRKLLEKQKKGKKRMKMVGSVEIPQEAFMSVLRLEEE